The stretch of DNA ATACCCGGGCCCTCTTGCCTGCACGCCCCTCTACCCACCCACCTGGGTGGACAGAAGGGCGCGCATACATGCCCCAACAGGGACTCCTAGTCAATCAGGGCGTCGCAGTTCTTGCAGAACCGCTTGTGCTTCTCACCCTCGGTGCGGATGCCCACCCGGGTCGGCTTGTCGCACTTGGCGCACACCACCTGGACGTTCGCCAGGGCGATGGTGCCGGGCTTCTCGACAATGCCGCCCTCCGGGCTCTGCGGCGTCTTGCGCAGGTGACGCTTGACCAGGCGCAGACCCTCGACCGTGACGCGACCCGCGTCGCGGTCGATCTTCAGCACCTTGCCGCGCTTCGTCGCGGGGTTCTTCTCGGAGGCCTCGGCCCCGGCCATGACCTGGACCGTGTCTCCCACCTTCATCTTCTGCATGGCTTCCTCTCTCTGGCTGCTCGCCGTCCGGCCTGGGGTCCTGTCAGAGGACTTCGGGCGCCAGCGAGATGATCTTCATGAACTTACGGGCGCGCAGCTCACGGGCCACAGGGCCAAAGATGCGCGTGCCAATGGGCTCCATGTCCTTGTTGATGAGGACCGCGGAGTTGCCGTCGAACTTGATGAAGCTGCCGTCCGGACGACCCACCTCGCGCTTGGTGCGAACGATGACCGCCTTGGCGACGTCACCCTTCTTCACCTTCGAGTTGGGCAGCGCCTCGCGGATCGACACGACGATGACATCGCCGATGGACGCGTACTTGCGCTTCGAGCCGCCGAGCACCTTGATGCAGAACACCTTCTTCGCGCCCGAATTGTCCGCCACGTCGAGCACGCTCGTCATCTGAATCATCTGAGAATCTCCTATCGCCGGTGACCCCACCGGGCCGTCTCACGAGGGCCCAGGCGGAGGTGCGTGCTAGACGTTCTTGCTCTTCTCCAGCACCTCGACCACGCGCCAGCGCTTGTCCTTCGAAGCGGGCTTGGTCTCGGCGATCCGGACCCGGTCACCCTCGTTGATGGTGACCTTCTTCGGGTAGTCGTGGTCCTCCACGTGCGCCTTGTACTTCTCGCGCAGGCTCATGATCTTCCCGTACTTCGGGTGGGGAGCCCGGCGCTGGACGGTGACGACCACCGTCTTCTGCATCTTGTTGGAGGTCACGATGCCCACGCGCGTCTTGGGACGACCGCGGGTGGAGGTCTCAGCCTTGGGTGCTTCAGTCGTTTCAGCCATCTGTTCTCTCACTGTCTCTCATGCACCCGGGCGCTCGGAGTCCCGGATGGCCGCACGCACCCGCTTCCGGGCGAGCGCGCTTGGTGTCTCACGTCTGGGGACTAGCCCTTCGACGTCTTCCGCTTCTCGCTGAGAACGCCGAGC from Myxococcus stipitatus encodes:
- the rplX gene encoding 50S ribosomal protein L24, giving the protein MQKMKVGDTVQVMAGAEASEKNPATKRGKVLKIDRDAGRVTVEGLRLVKRHLRKTPQSPEGGIVEKPGTIALANVQVVCAKCDKPTRVGIRTEGEKHKRFCKNCDALID
- the rplN gene encoding 50S ribosomal protein L14; translated protein: MIQMTSVLDVADNSGAKKVFCIKVLGGSKRKYASIGDVIVVSIREALPNSKVKKGDVAKAVIVRTKREVGRPDGSFIKFDGNSAVLINKDMEPIGTRIFGPVARELRARKFMKIISLAPEVL
- the rpsQ gene encoding 30S ribosomal protein S17 — encoded protein: MAETTEAPKAETSTRGRPKTRVGIVTSNKMQKTVVVTVQRRAPHPKYGKIMSLREKYKAHVEDHDYPKKVTINEGDRVRIAETKPASKDKRWRVVEVLEKSKNV